One stretch of Natronoarchaeum philippinense DNA includes these proteins:
- a CDS encoding AI-2E family transporter: MNVSRGFLLAIIAIVGAVSLLIVLPYLEYVLLALLLAYVLHPLHRRLSPRVGGTASAASMLALVTVAALLPFVVVLSVIASDVVAFAEDLQTGGIEFAAIESAIADLTGVQVDLASSLDGYGEQIGSALLDAASNAFGLLAHVIIGLGLTVFLLYYLLKDGERFIDWLREITPLPEPVQEDLYTEIDDVTWAVLVGHVFIAIVQGVVAGIGLIVTGVPSAVFWTVVMVILALLPVIGAFMVWGPAALWLAATGNLAAGVGLAIYGTIVVGVTDDYLRPIVVNRRADVSPAVIVLGVVGGLSLFGFIGLFVGPIVLGVLKASLIVFDDYYDRMQEDDSL; this comes from the coding sequence ATGAACGTCAGCCGCGGCTTCTTGCTCGCAATCATCGCTATCGTCGGTGCCGTGTCGCTGCTGATCGTTCTTCCCTACCTCGAATACGTCCTGCTTGCCCTGCTGCTCGCGTACGTACTCCATCCGCTCCACAGACGCCTTTCGCCCCGCGTCGGCGGGACGGCCTCGGCGGCTTCGATGCTCGCGCTGGTCACTGTTGCGGCGCTGTTGCCGTTCGTGGTCGTCCTGAGCGTGATCGCCTCCGATGTCGTCGCGTTCGCCGAAGACCTCCAGACCGGCGGCATCGAGTTCGCTGCTATCGAGTCCGCTATCGCGGATCTGACCGGCGTACAGGTCGATTTGGCGTCGAGCCTCGACGGCTACGGCGAGCAGATCGGCAGTGCGCTCCTCGACGCCGCGAGCAACGCGTTCGGACTGCTGGCCCACGTCATCATCGGTCTCGGTCTGACCGTCTTTTTGTTGTACTATCTGCTCAAAGACGGCGAGCGCTTCATCGACTGGCTTCGCGAGATCACGCCACTTCCCGAGCCCGTGCAGGAGGATCTCTACACCGAGATCGACGACGTGACGTGGGCCGTGCTCGTCGGCCACGTCTTCATCGCTATCGTACAGGGCGTCGTCGCCGGAATCGGCCTGATCGTAACCGGCGTCCCCAGCGCCGTGTTCTGGACCGTCGTGATGGTGATTCTGGCGCTGCTGCCGGTGATCGGCGCCTTCATGGTCTGGGGTCCGGCGGCGCTGTGGCTGGCGGCGACGGGCAACCTCGCCGCGGGTGTCGGACTGGCAATCTACGGCACGATCGTCGTCGGCGTCACCGACGATTACCTCCGTCCCATCGTTGTCAACCGGCGGGCCGATGTCAGTCCCGCCGTGATCGTGCTCGGCGTCGTCGGCGGCCTGTCGCTGTTTGGCTTCATCGGCCTGTTCGTCGGCCCGATCGTACTCGGCGTCCTGAAGGCGAGTCTGATCGTGTTCGACGACTACTACGATCGCATGCAAGAGGACGACTCGCTGTGA